A portion of the Achromobacter sp. MFA1 R4 genome contains these proteins:
- a CDS encoding alpha/beta-hydrolase family protein yields the protein MQQALPRHLPSFFRSHLESLSGVGLMLGTLFFAAALTPTLIPRTHVTQGVLAGTCLAAGYGLGVLWHWLWAYMELPEPKGRAARIVNTVIGLLCLSVAILFLGRAAEWQNTIRALMQMEPVTSAHPIKVSAIAVLTFAVLLALARLFKLIARFLARQVRRVVPRRVANVTGAAIAILIFWLLATDVFFRGALHVLDASFREFDALLEPERPQPTAALKTGGPASLIRWNELGRAGREYIASGPTASEITTQSGREALEPIRVYVGLRGAATPQARARLALDEMKRVGAFDRSTLVVITPTGTGWVDPAAVDSLEYLLNGDVASVAMQYSYLSSPLSLLAQPEYGAEAARALFVAVYDYWTALPKDRRPRLYLHGLSLGAMNSAGSAELFEMIGDPIQGALWSGPPFESRVWRTITDARNPGSPAWLPELRDGAFVRFMNQHGSPVPDDAPWGPMRVVYLQYASDPVTFFDYRDLYRPPAWMNAPMGPDVSPELRWYPVVTMLQLALDMAVGTNTPMGYGHVYAPQHYVNAWVAVTGANGWTPDGIEGLKRYLLERAQAAMEDEDGDEAAYEGRGG from the coding sequence GTGCAGCAAGCCTTGCCTCGACACCTGCCTTCATTCTTCCGGTCCCATCTGGAGTCCCTGTCCGGCGTCGGGCTCATGCTCGGCACGCTGTTCTTCGCCGCGGCGCTGACCCCCACCCTGATTCCCCGCACCCACGTCACCCAGGGCGTGCTGGCCGGCACCTGCCTGGCGGCGGGATACGGACTGGGCGTGCTGTGGCACTGGCTGTGGGCCTACATGGAACTGCCCGAGCCCAAGGGGCGCGCGGCGCGGATCGTCAACACCGTCATCGGCCTGCTGTGCCTGTCGGTGGCGATCCTGTTCCTGGGCCGCGCCGCCGAATGGCAGAACACCATCCGCGCGCTGATGCAGATGGAGCCGGTGACCAGCGCCCATCCCATCAAGGTCAGCGCGATCGCCGTGCTGACCTTCGCGGTGCTGCTTGCGCTGGCGCGGCTGTTCAAGCTGATCGCGCGCTTTCTGGCCCGGCAGGTGCGGCGCGTCGTGCCGCGGCGCGTGGCCAACGTCACGGGCGCCGCGATCGCGATCCTGATCTTCTGGCTGCTGGCGACCGACGTGTTCTTCCGCGGCGCGCTGCACGTGCTGGACGCGTCGTTCCGGGAATTCGACGCGCTGCTCGAACCCGAGCGGCCGCAACCGACCGCCGCGCTCAAGACCGGCGGCCCCGCGTCGCTGATCCGCTGGAACGAACTGGGCCGCGCGGGCCGCGAATATATCGCCTCGGGACCGACCGCCAGCGAGATCACCACGCAATCGGGACGCGAGGCGCTTGAGCCCATCCGCGTGTATGTCGGCCTGCGCGGCGCGGCCACGCCGCAGGCGCGCGCGCGCCTCGCGCTGGACGAAATGAAGCGCGTGGGCGCCTTCGACCGTTCGACGCTCGTCGTGATCACGCCCACCGGCACGGGCTGGGTCGACCCCGCGGCGGTGGACTCGCTGGAATACCTGCTGAACGGCGACGTGGCCAGCGTCGCCATGCAGTATTCGTACCTGTCCAGCCCGCTGTCCCTGCTGGCGCAGCCCGAGTACGGCGCCGAGGCGGCGCGCGCGCTCTTCGTGGCGGTCTATGACTACTGGACCGCCCTGCCCAAGGACCGCCGGCCCCGCCTGTACCTGCATGGCCTGAGCCTGGGCGCGATGAATTCCGCCGGCTCGGCCGAGCTCTTCGAGATGATCGGCGACCCGATACAGGGCGCGCTGTGGAGCGGTCCGCCGTTCGAAAGCCGCGTCTGGCGCACCATCACCGATGCCCGCAATCCCGGATCGCCGGCCTGGCTGCCCGAGCTGCGAGATGGCGCCTTCGTGCGCTTCATGAACCAGCACGGATCGCCCGTGCCCGACGACGCGCCCTGGGGTCCGATGCGCGTCGTCTACCTGCAGTACGCCAGCGATCCGGTCACGTTCTTCGACTACCGCGACCTCTACCGTCCGCCCGCGTGGATGAATGCGCCGATGGGCCCGGACGTGTCGCCCGAGCTGCGCTGGTATCCCGTGGTCACCATGCTGCAGCTCGCGCTGGACATGGCCGTGGGCACCAATACGCCCATGGGCTATGGCCACGTCTATGCGCCCCAGCACTACGTGAACGCCTGGGTGGCGGTGACCGGCGCGAACGGCTGGACGCCCGATGGCATCGAGGGCCTGAAGCGCTATCTGCTGGAACGCGCGCAGGCGGCGATGGAAGACGAGGACGGCGACGAAGCCGCCTACGAAGGGCGCGGAGGATAG
- a CDS encoding glutathione S-transferase family protein has protein sequence MLPALYGHPFSSYTQKALIALYENGTPFEFRSLGPETPRHARDWLERWPLRKFPLLVDGDRNIVESSIIIEYLQLAHPGPVRLIPDDPMAALDVRFLDRYFDLHVMFWMQHAVNGALSGDPARREEGMAQAAERLELAYAWIDAQLATRTWAAGEDFTLADCAAAPSLFYADWTYPIAHAYPHLRAYRARLLARPSFARVVDEARPYRPLFPLGAPDRD, from the coding sequence ATGCTGCCTGCACTTTACGGTCATCCCTTTTCCTCGTACACGCAGAAGGCGCTCATCGCGCTGTACGAAAACGGCACGCCCTTCGAATTCCGCAGCCTCGGGCCGGAAACACCCCGCCATGCCCGGGACTGGCTGGAACGCTGGCCGCTGCGCAAGTTCCCGCTGCTGGTCGATGGCGATCGCAACATCGTCGAATCCAGCATCATCATCGAATACCTGCAGCTCGCCCATCCCGGCCCGGTGCGGCTCATCCCCGACGACCCGATGGCCGCGCTGGACGTGCGCTTCCTGGACCGCTATTTCGATCTGCACGTCATGTTCTGGATGCAGCACGCGGTAAACGGCGCGCTCTCCGGCGACCCTGCCCGGCGCGAGGAAGGGATGGCGCAGGCGGCGGAAAGGCTGGAGCTGGCGTACGCCTGGATCGACGCGCAACTGGCCACGCGCACCTGGGCCGCGGGCGAGGACTTCACGCTGGCCGACTGCGCCGCCGCCCCGTCGCTGTTCTATGCCGACTGGACGTATCCCATCGCGCACGCCTATCCGCATCTGCGGGCCTATCGCGCGCGGCTGCTGGCGCGTCCGTCGTTCGCCCGCGTGGTCGACGAAGCCCGGCCCTACCGGCCGCTCTTTCCGCTGGGCGCGCCCGACCGCGACTGA
- a CDS encoding carbohydrate-binding family V/XII: MNSVSRLLRLHAWFSRLPAAPDKAGRRPRIARAVLGLAAGASFVFGAAAQPQDAGPSQAAAAQPAPAASQPDASAVRALQWPRSFSAQDGTRVELYQPQIDTWTADRITGRMAVAVGAAKGSPTYGVADFSARADVNKPAGLVHLSDIRIERVQVPTAPQEAARLRSALEARIPAQGMVTPLDALQLSYALSQNNPAAKTVPVDNTPPRIIYRTVPAILVLVDGPPAWAEVAGAQGWRRVINTRALILRDSAGRLYLQAAGHWYESGDLNGPWRTVAQPAPALLTAADAARRSAAPDPLMPHDGRAPHRAPDIEVSTVPAELLITIGQAELRPVPGTSLLSVTNADHAVFMNPGDNRYYLLVSGRWFRGPRLEGPWSYVPGKDLPRDFARIPPRDPQGGVLVSVPGTPQAREAVIASTIPQTATVSRSAATLQVRYAGGAPVMRPIAGTPLSYAANSQVPVIQAEGRYYALSHAVWFVSDSPTGPWRVADHVPAAIYAIPASSPLHYVTYVQVYGSTPQSVVFGYTPGYMGVVVAPDGTVVYGTGYPYPPVIVQDAWVGYPPSYGYNAAFDSAAGFAFGFAAAEAWGGAAPYWGPYSGAPYWGGVDVNKVDVYGAWGGSGTVTHAAGWNGWTGNEWQGTHAEGYNPQTGAAFEGTRGAAYNEYTGNAAAGRRGAYTDPVTGASGAGRAGAVENDDGQWAAGRQNVRTNPDTGRTTYSAAAATGTAGQGADSVDRRGATYDRNTGSGMAWNNGNVYADHNGNVYEHNDNGWQQHTSSGWQPVQPNTQANANYLNSQRQARDYSTQRTGGMDGGGWQGRMGESEGGWQGRSMDGGWQGRSMDGRWQGRGMEGRSFGGFGGGFRGGFRR; encoded by the coding sequence ATGAATAGCGTGTCCCGATTGCTGCGTTTGCATGCCTGGTTTTCCCGCTTGCCTGCCGCGCCTGACAAGGCGGGCCGCCGCCCGCGCATCGCGCGCGCCGTGCTCGGGCTGGCCGCCGGCGCCTCGTTTGTCTTCGGCGCTGCGGCGCAGCCGCAGGATGCCGGCCCGTCCCAGGCCGCCGCGGCCCAGCCCGCGCCTGCCGCCAGCCAGCCCGATGCCTCGGCCGTGCGCGCGCTGCAATGGCCGCGCAGCTTCTCCGCGCAGGACGGCACCCGCGTCGAGCTCTACCAGCCCCAGATCGACACCTGGACGGCGGATCGCATCACCGGCCGCATGGCGGTCGCGGTGGGCGCGGCCAAGGGCAGCCCGACCTACGGCGTGGCGGACTTCTCCGCGCGCGCGGACGTCAACAAGCCGGCCGGCCTGGTGCATCTGTCCGACATCCGCATCGAGCGCGTCCAGGTGCCCACCGCGCCGCAAGAGGCCGCGCGGCTGCGCAGCGCACTCGAAGCGCGCATTCCCGCCCAGGGCATGGTGACGCCGCTGGACGCGCTGCAACTGAGCTATGCGCTGTCGCAGAACAACCCGGCGGCCAAGACCGTGCCGGTGGACAACACGCCGCCGCGCATCATCTATCGCACGGTGCCGGCCATCCTGGTGCTGGTGGACGGCCCGCCCGCGTGGGCGGAGGTGGCCGGGGCGCAAGGGTGGCGCCGCGTCATCAACACGCGCGCGCTGATCCTGCGCGATAGCGCCGGGCGCCTGTACCTGCAGGCCGCGGGCCACTGGTACGAATCCGGCGATCTCAACGGGCCGTGGCGCACGGTCGCGCAGCCGGCGCCCGCGCTGCTCACGGCCGCCGACGCCGCCCGCCGCAGCGCCGCGCCCGATCCCCTGATGCCGCACGACGGCCGTGCGCCGCACCGCGCGCCCGACATCGAAGTGTCCACCGTCCCGGCCGAACTGCTGATCACGATCGGCCAGGCCGAACTGCGGCCGGTGCCGGGCACGTCGCTGTTGTCCGTCACCAACGCCGATCACGCGGTGTTCATGAACCCGGGCGACAACCGCTATTACCTGCTGGTGTCCGGCCGCTGGTTCCGCGGCCCGCGGCTCGAAGGGCCGTGGTCCTACGTGCCGGGCAAGGATCTGCCGCGCGATTTCGCGCGCATTCCGCCCCGCGATCCGCAGGGCGGGGTGCTGGTGTCGGTGCCGGGCACGCCGCAGGCCCGCGAGGCCGTCATCGCGTCCACGATTCCGCAGACCGCGACCGTGTCGCGCAGCGCGGCCACGCTGCAGGTCCGGTATGCGGGCGGCGCGCCCGTCATGCGCCCCATCGCGGGCACGCCGCTGTCTTACGCGGCCAATTCGCAGGTGCCGGTCATCCAGGCGGAAGGCCGCTACTACGCGCTGTCGCACGCCGTGTGGTTCGTGTCGGATTCGCCCACCGGCCCATGGCGCGTGGCCGACCACGTGCCGGCGGCCATCTACGCCATTCCCGCCAGCTCGCCGCTGCACTACGTGACCTACGTGCAGGTGTACGGCTCGACGCCGCAGAGCGTGGTGTTCGGCTATACGCCCGGCTACATGGGCGTGGTGGTCGCGCCCGATGGCACCGTTGTCTACGGCACCGGCTACCCCTATCCGCCCGTGATCGTGCAGGATGCCTGGGTGGGCTATCCGCCCAGCTACGGCTACAACGCGGCCTTCGATTCCGCGGCGGGCTTTGCCTTCGGCTTTGCCGCCGCCGAGGCCTGGGGCGGCGCGGCGCCGTACTGGGGGCCGTATTCTGGCGCGCCCTATTGGGGCGGCGTCGACGTCAACAAGGTCGACGTCTACGGCGCATGGGGCGGGTCCGGCACGGTCACGCACGCGGCCGGATGGAACGGCTGGACGGGCAACGAATGGCAGGGCACGCACGCCGAGGGCTACAACCCGCAGACCGGCGCGGCCTTCGAAGGCACGCGCGGCGCGGCCTATAACGAGTACACGGGCAACGCCGCGGCGGGAAGGCGAGGCGCCTACACCGATCCGGTGACCGGCGCATCGGGCGCGGGCCGCGCCGGCGCGGTCGAGAACGACGACGGCCAATGGGCTGCGGGCCGCCAGAATGTGCGCACCAACCCGGACACCGGCCGCACCACGTACTCCGCCGCCGCGGCGACGGGCACGGCGGGGCAGGGCGCCGACAGCGTCGACCGGCGCGGCGCGACCTACGACCGCAACACCGGCAGCGGCATGGCCTGGAACAACGGCAACGTCTACGCGGACCACAACGGCAACGTCTACGAGCACAACGACAACGGCTGGCAGCAGCACACGTCCTCGGGCTGGCAGCCGGTCCAGCCGAACACGCAGGCCAACGCCAACTACCTGAATTCCCAGCGCCAGGCGCGCGACTATTCGACGCAGCGCACGGGCGGGATGGACGGCGGCGGCTGGCAGGGGCGCATGGGCGAGTCGGAAGGCGGTTGGCAGGGCCGAAGCATGGATGGCGGCTGGCAGGGCCGAAGCATGGACGGCAGGTGGCAAGGCCGAGGCATGGAAGGCCGCAGTTTCGGCGGGTTCGGCGGCGGGTTCCGGGGCGGCTTCCGGCGCTGA
- a CDS encoding phage tail protein, producing the protein MAQFTVNPQRFDPYKNFKFRVKWDGRYVAGVSKVSALKRSTEVVEHREGGDPSSARKSPGRNKYEAVTLERGVTHDREFEQWTNKVWNFGSGLGSEASLKDFRKDIIIEVYNEAGQLVLAYKVFRCWVSEYQAIPDLDANANAVAIQTIKLENEGWERDYEVAEPSEPSFVEPA; encoded by the coding sequence ATGGCGCAGTTCACCGTCAATCCGCAGCGCTTCGACCCGTACAAGAACTTCAAATTCCGGGTGAAGTGGGATGGCCGCTATGTGGCCGGCGTCAGCAAGGTGTCGGCGCTCAAGCGCAGCACCGAAGTGGTCGAGCACCGCGAAGGGGGCGACCCCTCCAGCGCCCGCAAATCGCCGGGGCGCAACAAGTACGAGGCCGTCACGCTGGAGCGCGGCGTCACGCACGACCGCGAATTCGAGCAGTGGACCAACAAGGTGTGGAACTTCGGATCGGGGCTGGGCAGCGAGGCATCGCTGAAGGACTTCCGCAAGGACATCATCATCGAGGTCTACAACGAGGCCGGTCAGCTCGTGCTGGCCTACAAAGTGTTCCGCTGCTGGGTATCCGAATACCAGGCCATTCCCGACCTGGACGCGAACGCCAACGCCGTCGCGATCCAGACCATCAAGCTGGAAAACGAAGGATGGGAACGCGACTACGAAGTCGCCGAACCGTCCGAACCGAGTTTTGTCGAGCCGGCCTGA
- a CDS encoding phage tail sheath subtilisin-like domain-containing protein has product MALTLSHPGVYIQEIPSGVRTIAGVATSVAAFLGAAPRGPVNKAVRIFSFSDYERAFGGLADDSELGYAVRQFFVNGGTDAWIVRVVKEASPAQRTLRSATAVDVLAVRALDPGVSGNGIQVRVDYATAVPSSTFNIQFIRAGDGRAESYANVSLNAKDPRYLLDLVQGVSQLVRLERLLSQGALDALPAGTSVSGTLGDVQTLLDATHTDFRVAVNGLEPVGVSIALPGDISGGTATQRLTSLCAAIQAKVRAQAQGRPALANFTAARSVNTIVLTSGAGGENASVRVLPGARNNAAGVLMLGSLAGGIETDGAAIIRPAPTPDAATLTSDTFGATDLDALPDATHTSLRITLDGLGPELVSLGDTAAAGGSLAAKLEDVAARLQAAVRALRPGTPAFRDFTARVQGSTLVLASGSRGLGSTIAVAAAPANDLAASLHLLTGAVASPPPVDALLEGGTETPYGPDDVYAAFIGNRALRQGLYALEDADIFNLLCLPAITHAGVLADAASYCEERRAFMIVDAPPTAVDPASMVAVATGTALPKSDHAAVYYPWTHVSDPLKNGKPRLAPPCGTIAGLYARTDGNRGVWKAPAGTDANLAGVVSLAATLTDGENGSLNPLGVNCLRTFPVYGAVCWGARTLRGADQLTSEYKYVPVRRLALYLEESLYRGTQWVVFEPNDEPLWAQIRLNIGAFMNTLFRQGAFQGSSPREAYLVKCDRETTTQDDINRGVVNILVGFAPLKPAEFVVISIQQLAGQIQA; this is encoded by the coding sequence ATGGCCCTTACCCTGTCCCATCCCGGGGTTTACATCCAGGAAATTCCCAGCGGCGTGCGCACGATCGCGGGGGTCGCGACGTCGGTTGCCGCGTTCCTGGGCGCGGCCCCGCGCGGTCCCGTCAACAAGGCGGTCCGGATCTTCAGCTTTTCCGACTACGAGCGCGCCTTCGGCGGCCTGGCCGACGACTCGGAGCTGGGCTACGCCGTGCGGCAGTTCTTCGTGAACGGCGGCACGGATGCCTGGATCGTGCGGGTCGTCAAAGAGGCATCGCCCGCGCAGCGCACCTTACGCAGCGCGACGGCCGTGGACGTGCTGGCGGTCCGGGCGCTGGATCCGGGCGTCTCGGGCAACGGCATCCAGGTCCGCGTGGACTACGCCACCGCCGTGCCTTCCAGCACCTTCAACATCCAGTTCATCCGCGCCGGCGACGGCCGGGCGGAAAGCTACGCCAATGTCTCGCTCAACGCCAAGGATCCGCGCTACCTGCTGGATCTGGTGCAGGGCGTCTCGCAGCTTGTGCGCCTGGAGCGCCTGCTGTCGCAGGGCGCGCTGGACGCGCTGCCGGCGGGCACCAGCGTCAGCGGCACGCTGGGCGACGTGCAGACGCTGCTGGACGCGACACACACCGACTTTCGCGTGGCGGTGAACGGTCTGGAACCGGTGGGCGTGAGCATCGCGCTGCCCGGCGACATTTCCGGCGGCACGGCCACGCAGCGGCTGACATCGCTGTGCGCCGCGATTCAGGCCAAGGTGCGGGCGCAGGCGCAGGGCCGGCCGGCGCTGGCGAACTTCACGGCCGCGCGCAGCGTCAACACCATCGTGCTGACCTCGGGCGCGGGCGGTGAAAACGCCAGCGTGCGCGTGCTGCCCGGCGCCCGCAACAACGCGGCCGGCGTGCTGATGCTGGGTTCGCTGGCGGGCGGCATCGAAACCGACGGCGCCGCCATCATCCGGCCCGCGCCCACGCCCGATGCGGCCACGCTCACCAGCGACACCTTCGGCGCGACCGACCTGGATGCGCTGCCCGACGCCACGCACACCAGCCTGCGCATCACGCTGGACGGCCTGGGCCCGGAACTGGTGAGCCTGGGCGACACCGCCGCCGCGGGCGGCTCGCTGGCCGCCAAGCTGGAAGACGTGGCGGCGCGCCTGCAGGCGGCCGTGCGCGCGCTGCGGCCGGGCACGCCGGCATTCCGCGACTTCACCGCCCGCGTGCAGGGCAGCACGCTGGTGCTGGCCAGCGGTTCGCGCGGGCTGGGCTCCACCATCGCCGTCGCCGCCGCCCCGGCCAACGACCTGGCGGCGTCCCTGCACCTGCTGACTGGCGCGGTGGCATCGCCGCCGCCGGTGGACGCGCTGCTCGAAGGCGGCACGGAAACGCCCTATGGACCGGACGACGTCTATGCCGCGTTCATCGGCAATCGCGCGCTGCGCCAGGGCCTGTACGCGCTGGAAGACGCCGACATCTTCAATCTGCTCTGCCTGCCCGCCATCACGCATGCCGGCGTCCTGGCCGACGCCGCCTCGTACTGCGAAGAGCGGCGCGCGTTCATGATCGTGGATGCGCCGCCCACGGCCGTCGACCCGGCCTCGATGGTGGCGGTCGCCACCGGCACGGCGCTGCCCAAGTCGGATCATGCGGCCGTGTACTACCCGTGGACGCACGTGTCCGATCCGCTCAAGAACGGCAAGCCCCGCCTCGCGCCGCCCTGCGGCACGATCGCGGGCCTGTATGCGCGCACGGACGGCAACCGCGGCGTCTGGAAGGCGCCCGCCGGCACCGATGCCAACCTGGCCGGCGTCGTGTCGCTGGCCGCCACGCTGACCGACGGCGAGAACGGCAGCCTGAACCCGCTGGGCGTCAACTGCCTGCGCACGTTCCCCGTGTACGGCGCGGTCTGCTGGGGCGCGCGCACGCTGCGCGGCGCGGACCAGCTCACGTCGGAATACAAGTACGTGCCGGTGCGCCGCCTGGCCCTCTATCTGGAGGAATCGCTCTACCGCGGCACGCAATGGGTGGTGTTCGAGCCCAACGACGAGCCGCTCTGGGCGCAGATACGCCTGAACATCGGCGCATTCATGAACACCCTGTTCCGGCAGGGCGCCTTCCAGGGCAGTTCTCCGCGCGAGGCCTATCTGGTCAAGTGCGACCGGGAAACCACCACGCAGGACGACATCAATCGCGGCGTGGTCAACATCCTCGTGGGGTTCGCGCCGCTCAAGCCCGCCGAGTTCGTCGTCATCAGCATCCAGCAACTGGCCGGCCAGATACAGGCTTGA
- a CDS encoding DUF4255 domain-containing protein, translating to MSNALAIAAVTAVLKDLLDSGMIDHAVTDALGAGVKVSAVAPDAVSLDNQEDPQLNLFLHQVTPNAAWRNAALPSRDAAGERIAHPPLALDLHYLLTAYGRAELQAEVLLGYALQLLHESPVLPREAVRRALDPDVVDGAILPTVYQSLRGADLAGQIELLKITPSALGAEEMSRLWAALQAHYRPTAAFQVSVVLIESRRPARGALPVLTRGEAIPGTPRDRGVTVFPGLTPPLPTLLSVQPSGKQPVAVPGGTVTLLGHHLDGLARVVSLRHATLQAERSVPVDAGTDAWLRLTMPADLPVGVYRLHASVQAADTGLRRDSNQLALVLAPEPVLPPASVTRNAGTVRIELGIAPPLLPGQSASLLLDDRVLPAEPAAAPASQLVFEWRDAPPAGTRLLVRLRVDGIESPLVDREAVPVRYLNRQIELP from the coding sequence ATGAGCAACGCGCTGGCGATCGCGGCGGTCACCGCCGTTCTCAAGGACCTGCTCGACTCGGGCATGATCGACCACGCCGTGACCGACGCGCTGGGCGCGGGCGTCAAGGTGTCGGCGGTGGCGCCCGACGCGGTGTCGCTGGACAACCAGGAAGACCCGCAGCTCAACCTCTTCCTGCACCAGGTCACCCCCAACGCCGCGTGGCGCAATGCCGCGCTGCCGTCGCGCGATGCGGCGGGCGAACGCATCGCCCATCCGCCGCTGGCGCTGGACCTGCACTACCTGCTCACCGCCTACGGCCGCGCCGAACTGCAGGCCGAAGTGCTGCTGGGCTACGCGCTGCAGCTGCTGCACGAATCGCCCGTGCTGCCGCGCGAGGCCGTGCGCCGCGCGCTGGACCCGGATGTGGTCGACGGCGCCATCCTGCCCACGGTCTACCAGAGCCTGCGCGGCGCCGACCTGGCCGGCCAGATCGAACTCCTGAAGATCACGCCGTCGGCGCTCGGCGCCGAAGAGATGTCGCGCCTGTGGGCCGCGCTGCAGGCGCACTATCGGCCGACCGCCGCCTTCCAGGTGTCGGTCGTGCTGATCGAATCGCGGCGTCCGGCGCGCGGCGCGCTGCCCGTGCTGACGCGCGGCGAAGCCATCCCCGGCACCCCGCGCGACCGTGGCGTGACCGTGTTCCCCGGCCTGACGCCGCCGCTGCCCACCCTGCTGTCCGTGCAGCCGTCGGGCAAGCAGCCGGTGGCGGTGCCGGGCGGCACCGTGACGCTGCTCGGGCACCACCTGGACGGCCTGGCGCGCGTCGTGTCCCTGCGCCACGCCACGCTGCAGGCCGAGCGCAGCGTGCCGGTCGACGCCGGCACGGACGCGTGGCTGCGCCTGACCATGCCCGCGGACCTTCCCGTCGGCGTGTACCGCCTGCATGCCTCGGTGCAGGCGGCCGACACCGGCCTGCGGCGCGACAGCAACCAGCTTGCGCTGGTGCTGGCGCCCGAACCCGTGCTGCCGCCCGCCTCCGTGACGCGCAACGCGGGCACGGTGCGCATCGAACTGGGCATCGCGCCGCCGTTGCTGCCGGGCCAATCGGCCAGCCTGCTGCTGGACGACCGCGTCCTGCCCGCCGAACCCGCGGCCGCGCCCGCGAGCCAACTGGTCTTCGAATGGCGCGACGCGCCGCCCGCGGGCACGCGGCTGCTCGTGCGCCTGCGCGTGGACGGCATCGAGAGCCCGCTGGTGGACCGCGAAGCGGTCCCCGTGCGTTACCTGAACCGCCAGATCGAGCTGCCATGA